The DNA window CTGGTTATAGGGGCGCAGATTAGGCCAGCAGGCAGAGCCAAATACACGAAGAGATGCATATTCAGGTGTCTGTTTATAGAGGCGCTCTAAAGGTGTAGCCTGTTGAAGGACTGTGCTAGGCAAACGATTGATGAGAAAAACAGCAGCAGCAAAGGCTTCATCCCAAAATTTCAGAGGCATGGATGCATGTGCTAACAAAGAGAGGCCAACCTCAACTATGTGTCGGTGTTTGCGCTCAACAATCCCATTTTGTTGATGCGCATGAGGACAGGAAACATGATGGACAATGCCAATATTATCAAAGAAACTATGCAATTTTTGGTATTCTCCACCCCAATCAGTTTGCATGGTGAGAATTTTACGGTCAAATTGTCTCTCTACCATGGCTTGGAACTCATGAAATTTCTTGAAAACATCAGACTTGTACTTAATGAAATAAATCCATGTAAATTTACTGTAGTCATCAACAAAACTAACATAATATTTGTTTCTTCCAACAGAATCCATGGCAGGGCCCCAAACATCAGAGTGAACAAGCTCTAAGGGAAATTTAGAAACGCTGGAAGATCTACTATATGGAAGTTGACAACTTTTAGCCTGCTGGCAGGCATCACACACTGACTCCTTGTTTGACTCAGAAGAGCAAGGAAGATTATTACTATGAATAATTTTTGAAACAACTGGAAACGCTGGATGACCCAGGCGACTATGCCATCTAGACAAGGACGGCTTTACTACTCCAAACGCCTGCTTTATTGAATGATCTGATGGAAGGGGATACAGCCCTCGATGACATCGCCCTCTAAGGATTGTGTTCTTCGTGGCCCGATCCTTAATAAGAAAATAATCAGGGTGAAACTCAAGAAAGACTGAATTATCTTTAGTAAGGCGATGAACAGATGCAAGATTTTTCTTAGCGTTtggaacatgaagaacattatttaGATGCAAATCACGAGACTGGGCTGGAACAGTAGTATGACCAATGTGTTTAATCTCCATACCTGAACCACTGGCAGTGTGGATCTGATCACCACCGTGATACTTCTCACGGAAAGACAACTTCTCCAGCTCGCTCGTGATGTGGTCGGTCGCGCCTGAGTCAGTATACCAGTTGGTGTCGATGTTGTAGCCGGAACTTATAGCTGCAGCTACATGGCGCTCTTCTGGAACATAGTTCTCGTCAAAGCGGTGCCAGCACTTGTTCGCCATGTGCCCCCTTTTGAGACACACCTGACAGAGGGGGCGCTCATCTACGCCTCCAGATGGAGGGCGCTGGCTGCCTCCTCCGCGCTGTTGTCCACGGCCGCACGTGAAGCCTCCGCGACCGCCGCGTGAGCTGCCACGCCCACGGTTGTTGTTGAAGGAGTGGCGCCCGCCGTTTGATCCAGACCGGCCGCCCCTGTTAGCTGCATTAACAGAGgcgccagttccatcttggagtTCAAGCCGTGTCTCAAAGCTGAGGAGTTGAGAATACAATTCCCCAACCGAGATCGGCTCAGCACGACCAGTGACAGATGTGATCACTGGGTTGTACTCGGCATCTAGCCCATTGCAGATGTGGGCTATCAGCTCCTCATCATCCAGCTTCTTGCTGGCTGCTGCCATCTCATCTGCATAATTCTTCATTTTGGCGACGTAATCTTGAATGGACATGTTACCTTTCCTGGTGGTGGATAGTGCAAGTCGTACGTTCATTGTCTTGGCACGATTTTGAGCAGAGTACATCCGCTCAATCTCGCCCCATGCTTGCGCCGCTGTGGTGGCGGTGCTGATGTGGGCGAATGGCTCCTTCCCAACCGAGGAGAGGATCAAGCCTAGGACCTGTTGGTCTTTGGCAAACCACTCTGTGAAAGCGGGATTGGGCGTCTTGACGATGGTCCCGTCGGCCTTCTTCTCTTCAAGCTCGGCATCTGGAGCTCCGGTCTTGCCGGTGAGGAAGCCCTCCATGAGGGCGCCGTGCACGGCGGTCAGAACCTGCGCCCGCCATAGCGCATGGTTCGTTTTGCCCAGCTTCTCGGTGATCTGGACTCCGAAGAATGGATTCAGTACGCTTAGATTCATCGCCATGGCAACCTAGGCTCTGGTACCATGTGAAAATCTCAGAGGCGCGTATGGTGGTAACGTCGGCCTCCTGATGGCGGAGGTCACGACGGCTGCGTGTTCTATTTCGTTACGAGGAATTGCCCCTCGCGTGGCTTTTACAGGGGACTGCGCCAGGAGAGTCAGGCCTGAGATCTCGGTCTCGGTTGGTTTCCTTGTACAACAAACTCTATCTTTAGTAACTATACAACCTCCGAGATCTCGGCCTTCCAAGTCCTGCGCACAATTACCGTGCCATGCACATTTACATATCAAGATAACCTTCTATCTTTAACATTGCCAATGAGCAGTTGTAGGTCCTTTACATCACGAATGGCCTTGTACTTTTTTTCGTCGAGACCAAAGAAGATGCTGGTGAAGACTTGCACCAGGTCAGGATTGCGGCCAACCGAAACAAAGGCTCGACAGCCATATCCCGTACTCAGCTCGTCGTAAAGCGCCTTGGCAAGAGTGGTCTTGCCCAGACCACCAGCTCCGACCACAGAAACTATCTTGGTCcggttgctgctgctggaggCGCCAGCATCTCCATGGCCGTGGGTCGATGACTGAAGCATGGCTATGAGCTCCGCCCTCGTCCTCTCGATGCCGATAGTCTGTGCTGCCTCTTTGTGCATATCCACAAGTCGAGGATCCAGTTTGGTGGCCGGCGCAGGCACTGCAATGGGTATGGAGTACCTCTCACGGCGGTCCCACACCTCCTGGAGTCGTTTCTTCATGTCCTCGATCGCGCCGGCGATGTCGTGGCGTGCCTTGCTCTCCTTCAACAACTTGGCCATCTTCTTGAGACGTTTAAGCAAGCCTTTCTTGCTTTTAGTCTCAGCAGGGGCGGCCCCCTCCACGACATCGAGGAGGAAGGAGTCGAGGATGTCCTCCATGTCGTAGGATGCCTCTCTGACGTCGCCAGCCCACAGCCGGACCTGTCGATCCAGATGTTCTGGCGGCGTCTTGCCCACCTTGCAGAGAGCCGTGTGCGCACTCTCGAGCTCATTTTTCAGATACTCGGTGGCGGAAGATGCTCTGGTGACGTCGCCATCCAGAAGCTAGGGGAAGAagctcggtggcggcggcggatttCGGAACTCGGCAGTGGAGAATATCGGAGCTCGCGAGAGGAGCAGCCCGGCAGTGGAGGATCTCTGAGCTCACGCGGGGAGGAGGAGCCCGGCAGCGGAGCACAAAGCGCGGAGTCAGCGACGCATGGGGAGGAGTCCAGCCTCCAGCGGACGCGCGCGGGGAAGGAGCTCCGCGGCGGCGCCAGTGCCTCTCAAGCGAGCGGACGGGCGAGCGTTAGCGAGAGGAGTATCTTTGTGTCTTCTAGTTGGCGTCTTTGTGTCTATAATACTCACTGTTGAGAGCATCTTTGTGTCTGCTAATTGGCATCTTTAATGAACTAGGCATATGTGTAATAATACTCAACTTCAATTTAGCACTATTAAATTGTAAAACATCTTCGTTTTAAATGTACGTATTTTTTAAAGAATTAAATGTACGTATTACTATCTTGcaaagtttttgtttttcttagAGTCTTAGAAATCACCAAGCCAGGGCTTGCTTGTCTCTCGCTGATAATAACGCATTCACTCGCAGCTGGCACTGCAACGTTTCTGATGCGATGGATATGATCATGTGCGCGCATTGATCGGCGCATGTGGCTTTGCCGTTAAGTGTGGATCTTTGTCAGGCACGAAAACGGCAGGCATACAATACAAGCAACGTTAACGTGCTTCACTGGGTAGTCGTCATCGTTTCCAGTGTACCAAGCCATGTGGTCGATTTTTGTAGTTTACGCTTCAGGAGTGTGGACGGTGTACTCACGTGGCCGGCAGCACGCACACATCTCTACGTATTGCCGTTGTGTTTATTATTAGCAGTGTACCAACGTTTCATAGGTAAGGTTAAACTATTCGGAAAGAAAAGGATTATACAATATAAATTAATGTGCGCAACAGTATAGGACCCCATGTTCATCCCAACAGATTCGTTTCCCTACCAAGTCGTCATTCAAATGAACTAGCTACTTTGGACGAACATGATTGCACGCCGGTAAAGCTATCGATTCCTGTACATAGCATAATTAACCTTTTTGTACCAGTATATATATGTGCCTGTGGTATGTTATTTTTAATGTGGGGTTTCAGTCTGGCTGAGATATCTAAACCAAAACAATGCATGTACTATGGCCGTATTGTCCAGGAAATGTCTGGGTGTTGTGCTGAGCCAGCTGGGCTGTTTTGGTTTGGGCCGGCTGGGTCTTCTGAAAAAAAAGGTGTTCTGTGGGATGCCTCTGCCGTGTAAAGCGGGGTTTACCTACACATAAATAGTTATTAGCAGGGCTAAAAAATTAGTCCAAATTAGCTATGGTTTGCTACCTAGTTGGCTAGCATCTAGTTAAAGATGCGCTAGAACTAATCTGACTATTACTAATTGGAGGAGCCTCCACGTTAATTCTCACTAGACGCTCtacactactacacatatgatttGTAGGGCTAGGCTCCTGGCTATTTCTATGTGTCGGATTGTTTTGCTCCGGCAATATCCAGCAACGTGATCGTGTAGACGGAATCGcatggtagcacacgagacacagAGATTTATTCTGGTTCGGGGCGCGGTGCGCGCTAAtccctactccagtggtgcggctgctcttgtattcgtatgctcattTATAGGGGCTGTTACTCCTAGTGACGATGTAGATGGAATAGGTGGAAGATGGATCCCATgcccgaggtccctaccctcctttatataggcaggagaggtagggttacagagagggcgATCGAGCTAACACATTGTGTTCCTAGTTTATTACGActagattgatcctagctatcatcTAGAGAAGGCGATTGtgccttggtttgccttgatctccatgttgGTTGATCGCGTCAGCCCTTGCGGGCCTCTCCCCTTGACGGCTGCTGGActgatagcttggtggtggtcataTATACGGGTGGCGCAGGTACCCTTGGCCCATATCTCTGACAGTAGCCCCCAGTAGGACATAATGATAAGCTAGCACGTATCTTCAAGCCCTCGAAATGTCAGCAGTCTCCCCTATAAGTTCTGCGTACTATGAGTACATAGTGAGCATCTTCGGGTGCTGAAGTTTCAAGCAGTGCAGCTAGATATTCCCAAGTATTGGGGAGCCAGTATGTTGCCGCTCGAGTACCAAGAGCATTTCTCGGGTAGCGAGAATCTTCTTCAAGCATCGAGTGAGGCGGTGGTGCACCGTACATCAAGGAACGTCGTTCCTTGGCAGCTGTAAGTGCCTGGCTCGGGTGGTGCACCACATATCGGGAAACATAGTTTCCTGGACGTGACCCTCGGGCCGTTGTTAACATCACGTTCGGGTGGTGTACCCGATAACCAGAAGCGTAGCCTCTAGGACATCGTAGATGccatgctagggtaaaaataccGCTGTACTCGAGAAGTAGGTTCCCGAAGTATTCCGGCGTGTAATTAGTGGTTGCGCATCATTAAGTCCTAGCCGTAAAACAATAATGAGGATGGGATAGGTGCACCACCTTCGCCTGCGCGTCACTAAGCCAGTTGATTTTTAGGGTGACCTGTTGCAGGTCGTTTGTTAACGAGCACTAAGGGCGTCACGTTTTTCTTTGGGATCCATCAAGTAACGTGATTCGAATTTTCGTGAGCCTCATTAGTGGAAGAGCGAGGACATTTTCTCGAAGCCCTGAGGCCATTATAACAGTGTCCTAGGCTAGGCACCACCATGGGCGAGTAATGAACGCTTGAGTAGCTGTTGGCACTTGCGCTTATTAATTTTCGAGCTGGTAATGGGTAGAACGAGTGAACGTCCGCTATCACTGAAAGAAAGCACTAGGACAAAGCCTGACCAGCAGGGGCACGTCATAAAACTCTCTTTTCCAGATTCCAGGAGCTCATACTTTGGTTACAGCCATGGGCCAGCCAGTTTTCCGGTTTCCCACAAAGGGGCACACATCCGCTGAAATAGGGTACTTCGAGCTCTTCTGGGTATTGAGGGATTTACGTGACACTGAGTGCCAGAGGTTTGAGTATCGTACAAGCGACCCCGAGATACCTCCCTGACTCTAGTAGGGGTAGGGTCGATAGTGAATGAGTCACTACCGCATACACCTGTTGTATGGGTGAGCCGGGCCAAGTACCCGATCTGAGTGTCAGATCACTCGCCTACACCGGCTCAGGTGAGGGTATATTGAGAACGGACCGTTGGGATCTGTGGGTGAGTTTGCTTACCAGGAGCCAGAGCATCAGTGTTTGTGGCTCGTTTTCCCACAAACAAGCAGTGCACGGTTGGGATGCCATCCATGGACCGGTTCCTGCTTATATAAAGAAGGGGGAGGCATAAATGGGCATAATTTTATATACGCACTATTGAGCTTACCTCCCTTTCTTTAATTCTTCGTCTTCTTCCGCCTCTATCCCCTTAGATCCGATCTAATGGAGAGCGTGGGGAGCTCGAGGGTAGGGGTTTCTAGATGAGCGGTGGGCGAGCGCTATCCACCCATCCATCCTGCTTTTGTCGGGTAAGTTCTTGAACCAACCCGAATCGAGTGAACTTGGGGCTTTAAACTTCTTCTCACTGGGTGTTCTTCCAGGCCTTCCTATGCTTCACGGCGCTGAGTCCTCCCAAATCACCGGGCGGTGCTACGGCGGTGGAAGCCACAGCTCCGTCGATAGTCGCGATGGCCGGGGATGAAGCGAGCCATCTTAGAGCGCAGTTGGAAGCCATACAAGAAGCGATGGCTACGTCGGAGCGGGAGGCGGCCACCGCCGCGGCTGTCTCGTGCCTAAAGCCCAGGCACAACTTCTTGGTAAGTTCCTAGCGAGATTCCCTATTCACCCTTCTGAAGATGTCTTGTCTTGATGAGTGGTTGCTCCGATTATGCTTCCCAGTTGCCCTGAGAGCAACTGGGCGCAGCCCAAGGCAAGGTGGTGAGGCTTCACGATGCCAACGCCGTTCTCACCGAGCAGGTGATGGAGGCGGAGCGCGACCGTGATGATGCTGCGGCTGACTCATCCGTCGCGACAGTCAGGGCGGGTCAATATCGGGACCGCCATGCTGCCTTGCTAGAGGCAGTGCGGTGGTCTTATTGACGTGCTCTCATCGGCGGGGGTGAGCATAGAGGAGCTCCTCGGCAATGTCCCAGGGCGGTTTACCGAAGTGATTCAGCACGCGGTTCATCGTGGGGCCGCAGTTGGCATTGGCGGCCGCTACACTCCAGAGTGACGAGGACCTTCATGACATGGCGATCTAGTTTCCACTAGTGGAAGAACCAGACGACGTCGCTGCGCTAGCCATGGAGTTTAGGGGCGTAGTAGGTACCATTGCCGAATCTGAGAGAGTAGAGGATGTAATCCTCTCTGCTCCTCACGATGTGTAAATTACATTAGCCTTAGAATAAAGACTTTTTGCACTTTATGTTTTGTGTTTTCCTGAGTAATGGCTTCATGACTTCGTGTGGAGTCGATTGTAACCCCGGGGTCACCATAATAGGTTAGCATAACGTATCGCAGTGATTGATTGGAGACCTTGACATGGCTTGCCCTAATACGGTATGCTATCGAAAACTTTTTGATCGTGTAGCCCCAGAGTGCCTCAGGTAGGTCAGTGTGATCTGCTGGGGTGCTTTGTTTAAGCCCAGGGGCATACTAATTGTCTTTTTGATGGAGTCTACTATATTTATTGTAGGTTGGTGGTAACACCACCTGTAAATTAGGCCCTAGTATATGGCTGCTTTCTTATGCGTAGAACCGATCGTAACAAGTCGACGTTCCAGGCGTTTGTGTGGACTTCACCTTTCATGTTTGCCTAGCTTGTACGTTCTTGACTTTAGCACTTCGACCATGATAAACGGTCCTTCCCAAGGAGGTGAAAACTTGTTTTTCCCCTTGGTCGTTTGCACCCAACGCAGAACTACATCGCCTTGCATGAAGTTTAGTGTACGAACGTGCTTGTTATGGTACTTGCCGTGgctattgctgatatcttgcaggAGCGGACGAGTGCCATTCTGCGGTTCTCATTGAGCCTGTCGAAGGAATCCTATATGGCTTCCTCTGCTGTGTCCTCATCATAGGCGCGGACTCGAGGAGTAGCATAGCCGGTCTCCTCAGGTAGTACCGCGTCTACACCATAGATAAGGAAGAAAGGAGTGAAACCCGTTGGCTTGGTAGGAGTGGTCCATAGGCCCCATAGGACTAGCTAAAGCTCCTGAACCCATCTACCCTCAAACTTTTTTAGTTTCTTAAAGATTTGGGGTTTAAGGCCACGAAGGATGCAACCATTCGCTCTTTCTACCTGACCGTTGGTCTTCGGGTGGGCCACTGCAGCCCATCTTACGTTGATCTGTTGTTTGTCACTAGAAGTTGACAAACACGCTTCCCATGAATTGGgtgccgttgtcggtgatgatcatGTTCATGACCCCATGCCGGTTTATAACCTCCTTGATGAACTCGACTGCCACCTCTGAGCTAGCTGTAGCTACAGGCCTGGCCTCaatccactttgtgaacttgtcGATCATGACAAACAAGTGATCAAAGCCCCCTGGGGTTGGCGGGAGTTTCCCGACAAGGTTGAGTCCCCAGAtggcgaagggccacgtgatctGGATCGTTTGGAGTTCTTGAGAGGGGTCATCTTTTTGCTTGGCAAAGTACTGACATCCCTCGAAGTCCTCATGATGTGTTGTGCATCCTTAACAGTGGTGGCCTAGTAAAACCCTTGTCAAAAGGCATTATCCACCAAGGTGTTTGGCGCTGCATGGTGGCCACAAGCCCCCGAGTGTATATCTTGCAAGAGTTTTACCCCAGTCTTCCGTGGGTATGCACCGTTACAAGATTCCGCTCATGCTTTTATGATGGATTTCGTGATCCCTCATAACGTAGGATTTAGCTCTTCGATGTACCCAATCAGCTTCATCCCTATTGATAGGAAGGATGACGTGTCGTAGATAGTCGATGAGTTCCTGCAATAAGTCTGGGTTAGAGCCTGCGACCTTGGTGATGGTGAGTACGCTTGGCTCGGGGGGAGGTTGAGTTTCAACTTCCCAGCGTGCCGAAGGTCTCGTAAGCTCATCGAGGAACACGCTGCCTGGGGGCATGTCTCGGGTTGAGCCGATTCTACAGAGTCAGTCAGCCTCCTCGTTGTCCCTTCGTGGAATATGGCGTAGCTCGAGTCCATCGAACTTCGCCTCAAGTTTTCTGACCTCAGCACAATAGGCTTCCATCTTGTGGTCGCAGCATGCTGAGGCTTTCATTACTTGCCCGATGACGAGTTCAGAGTCTCCCGAGGCGTCGAGTCTTCTGACCCCAAGGGTGACTGCAGTGCGTAGCCCATGGAGTAGGGCCTTGTACTCTGCTGTGTTATTGGTAGCACCCTCGAAATTTAAATGGAGTACGTACCTTACTCGGTTCCCGCTGGGGgatccactactacacaaatgattttgtaAGACGGTGCCCatttattaacggaggcggtcacatgtaacacccaaaaatttgcttctcttaaatagagctaaaatgatttaattttgtatttttatgctcatgaaaacatgggcaaataataaattttcattagattaaaaattatcttaaggtagaaacatgtttgttgcattcatgccggtcgtacctcgtgtttctatgtgcaaaatatatatttttttaaaatacgtttaggagacgaatatctatctctaggaatttttcagctttttctggaatttaattattacctccttcaccttaatctttatgttccaagttcccaacaatcttttcatgagctccaaatattttatttgggttcatcatgttccaaagtgtctctgggaaatttccccaaattttcggatGTCTCGGGGtctttttcgtggcttaaatatcaattctagacttttctagaattattttattcatgaattaaataattctgaaaataaataatatatctcattttccaaccaactctcaaagcccatgtgcaataatcctaataaatctcaaaggcccatgcatttatttttcTACTCCTCTTGCCGTCGTTGTCGCCCGCGCTGCCTGACACCGTAGATCCGTCGTCGAccgcaagaaggccctaggtgagttcgtcGTCTTCTTCTCTTATTCCCTGTGATCTCGGCTTgtcaaaccgtggcctctagggcccaaaccAAGCGCTCCAGGGAGCTTCTCGCCGTCGGTAATGGACCTCCGCCGCGCCGGTTTTCTTCTCCGACCAGTGACTCTCTCTCCCCTCCTTTCTAATCTGGGCCATCTAGATTCAATCCAATGGTCCAAGATCGCCCATACCCCTTCATCGGGTTTATTTGCAATAGAGCCCTTGCAGTTTCGCGTAATATAACCCGCAGTCTATGGCGCACTTCCAGAATATGTTTTCCTATTCCAAAAGCGTAGTATCTTTCTAGTAGATTCggaatacgttttctctttcagaaagcataaaatccctctgttagattcaaaatatgttttcttcttttaaaaatgtagtttcttcggttagattcaaaatacgctttcatctatttacagttttgccactagtcttatttagacaacaaaatcttcgttttaactccagtTTTGattccattcaagttgtgttagatttgtaattgagtaatctacatgttcatcctattgTTAAATAtactttcaacttttgaaattcgaggttagatttaatctattattttattaaaggataTCTTGTTTTAACTCCTTCGTTATAGCTTCAATTTGAGTGCATTTCGCGTCCTGTGTTCGTAGCGGGACATAGATtcgtttggtgtactgttctaatttagatctgttgtttgctttgtgtatgattgcatggatgcttgtgtggtgctgtaTGATCATGTCCAATTGGTGAGCTAtatgtggtgaatcaagaagcagatctttgaaggtttggactagaagaaggaatctaagtttaaggcaagtatagcttgggatcttccttattgtcctatacacctttaatcatttaattcatgctgcatgtgtctaccttgactaccactaagaatatcctagtcttttgtacttgtacctttaTACCTTTGGGTCATTGCATTCGGTAgcattgctagtgctcaattaaagaccatgatctgtaacttgactaatgcaatatgcaataaacactaaaagatattttttagtaacatggttcaagggggctagagtattgggcttatttttatgatgctctagattcctctcctaaGGACATATttgtaagcgaacatccaggacttacagtacaactgtgagggctacatggctctgaactttagctcagtactgaggaccttttctagcgtGTTAgatggttacctttattggtaggaagaatggcttgccgaatcaggtataggaacaacctctgtccccttgtgtaggATGCGCGTTATTGTGCCTttgggaaggggggttcctatatctgtttgtcgagtgaatctaatttacctaacttgttagactgaacctttgaaaggcttcatagtgtaccctgccgaCCTTCCGTGGAAGTGGGTCTAGAGATTAGCAACCtcagggcgaaagggtaaatcacgactcatagtgaaagtgtacaacctctgctgagtgtaaaactggtatatcagc is part of the Miscanthus floridulus cultivar M001 chromosome 9, ASM1932011v1, whole genome shotgun sequence genome and encodes:
- the LOC136480672 gene encoding disease resistance protein Pik-2-like — protein: MEDILDSFLLDVVEGAAPAETKSKKGLLKRLKKMAKLLKESKARHDIAGAIEDMKKRLQEVWDRRERYSIPIAVPAPATKLDPRLVDMHKEAAQTIGIERTRAELIAMLQSSTHGHGDAGASSSSNRTKIVSVVGAGGLGKTTLAKALYDELSTGYGCRAFVSVGRNPDLVQVFTSIFFGLDEKKYKAIRDVKDLQLLIGNVKDRRLS